One Roseimaritima multifibrata DNA window includes the following coding sequences:
- a CDS encoding CCA tRNA nucleotidyltransferase, whose amino-acid sequence MLIRRDESSAHAFAVLEKLATAGHTAFLAGGCVRDALLGIHPKDFDIATDATPTRVQKIFGKGRTLAIGASFGVINVLPDKGSLCQPVEVATFRSDGTYSDGRRPDSVHFGDPEQDALRRDFTINGIFYDPLADKVIDFVGGQADLQEQVIRAIGDADQRFAEDKLRMLRAVRFASLLQFRLQPATAQAVRQFAPQIDQVSGERIGAEMRRMLASPRANHAIKALEELELAPHLLPTAARSGQVSQEWLTWLQARRNPDTATAIAMLGIPDRHAYDQNQTASIIQQLFHTWKLSTHERDAALFAASNYSHFAQADKLPWSTVQPLLVHRDSKTALEVAAASLRATDELSGIKGEGIRFVEQRLSWPQEQLDPPPLIDGQTLKKLGLRPGPRFREILQAVRAAQLDEELNSPEAACEWMRSTGLLS is encoded by the coding sequence ATGCTTATTCGTCGCGACGAATCCTCGGCGCACGCGTTTGCAGTTCTCGAAAAATTGGCAACCGCTGGCCACACTGCGTTCCTTGCTGGCGGCTGCGTGCGTGACGCACTTCTAGGGATACATCCCAAAGACTTTGATATTGCCACCGATGCTACGCCCACTCGCGTCCAGAAGATTTTCGGTAAAGGACGAACCCTAGCGATCGGAGCTTCTTTTGGGGTCATCAATGTGCTTCCCGACAAGGGGAGCCTTTGCCAGCCTGTGGAAGTCGCAACCTTCCGCAGCGACGGTACGTACTCGGATGGCCGACGCCCAGATTCCGTTCACTTTGGCGATCCCGAACAAGATGCCCTTCGCCGCGACTTTACGATCAACGGAATCTTTTATGATCCGCTGGCCGACAAGGTAATCGATTTTGTTGGCGGCCAAGCCGATTTACAGGAACAAGTGATCCGCGCCATCGGCGACGCCGACCAAAGATTCGCAGAAGACAAACTACGAATGTTGCGAGCCGTCCGCTTCGCGTCGTTGCTGCAATTCCGCTTGCAACCGGCAACCGCTCAAGCCGTTCGACAGTTTGCGCCGCAAATTGACCAAGTCAGCGGGGAACGTATCGGAGCCGAAATGCGGCGCATGCTTGCCAGCCCAAGGGCGAACCATGCGATCAAGGCGTTGGAGGAATTGGAACTCGCCCCCCATCTGCTTCCGACGGCAGCACGCAGCGGGCAAGTTTCCCAGGAGTGGCTGACTTGGTTACAGGCCCGCCGCAATCCCGATACCGCTACGGCGATTGCAATGCTGGGGATCCCCGATCGTCATGCCTACGACCAAAACCAGACAGCCTCCATCATCCAGCAGTTGTTTCATACCTGGAAATTGTCGACTCACGAACGGGACGCCGCCCTGTTCGCTGCGTCGAACTATTCCCACTTCGCGCAAGCCGACAAACTTCCCTGGTCGACCGTCCAACCGCTGCTGGTTCATCGCGACAGCAAGACAGCCCTGGAAGTGGCGGCGGCAAGCCTGCGGGCAACGGACGAACTATCCGGCATCAAAGGAGAAGGAATACGGTTTGTCGAACAACGACTTTCCTGGCCGCAAGAACAATTGGACCCGCCACCTTTGATCGACGGGCAAACGCTGAAGAAATTGGGTTTGCGACCAGGCCCCCGTTTTCGCGAAATTTTGCAGGCGGTGCGGGCAGCTCAGCTAGACGAAGAACTGAATTCCCCCGAAGCGGCGTGCGAGTGGATGCGATCGACGGGGCTCCTTTCCTAG
- a CDS encoding putative zinc-binding metallopeptidase → MITFPCQCGNKLFFGSTHCVRCQNRVRMCPLCRQITSAGKTDGPWACGNPSCAVELRACKNYLKHSFCNRGVVQAGNELCNYCQLNRVLPDLTVTGNLKKWRKLERAKHRVLYDLEGLGFPLHGQNPELYFEFKSGATSHAHGCVSVDLAEADSVHREKIRVKFREPHRTLVGHLRHELGHYYWEVVVASNCLEDFRKAFGDERQPRYSVAKDAYYASDTNEHWQQEFVSEYATMHPWEDFAETFGTFLDIVALLNTTQHFGWSQFDPHDFKSMLTAYQRVGVAANEMNRDMGMLDLVPEVFTPPVARKLEFIDRLRRG, encoded by the coding sequence ATGATTACGTTCCCCTGTCAGTGTGGCAACAAGCTTTTCTTTGGAAGTACTCACTGCGTACGCTGCCAGAACCGTGTCCGCATGTGCCCCCTCTGCCGACAGATTACCTCTGCGGGGAAGACGGACGGACCGTGGGCTTGCGGGAATCCAAGCTGTGCCGTCGAACTGCGGGCATGCAAAAACTATTTAAAACACTCCTTCTGCAACCGCGGCGTCGTGCAAGCGGGAAATGAACTCTGCAATTACTGTCAACTGAACCGGGTGCTCCCCGACCTGACCGTCACAGGAAATCTGAAGAAGTGGCGTAAACTTGAGCGGGCCAAGCATCGCGTCCTCTACGACCTAGAAGGTTTAGGGTTCCCGCTCCACGGGCAAAATCCGGAGCTGTATTTTGAATTCAAATCGGGGGCGACCAGCCACGCGCACGGCTGTGTTTCGGTCGATCTAGCGGAAGCCGATAGTGTTCACCGCGAAAAAATTCGCGTGAAATTTCGCGAACCCCATCGAACTCTGGTCGGTCACCTTCGTCACGAACTGGGGCATTACTACTGGGAAGTGGTCGTCGCCTCCAATTGCCTTGAGGATTTCCGTAAAGCCTTTGGGGACGAGAGACAGCCCCGCTATTCGGTTGCCAAAGATGCGTATTATGCCTCCGATACGAACGAGCACTGGCAGCAGGAATTTGTGTCGGAATATGCGACCATGCATCCCTGGGAAGATTTCGCTGAAACGTTCGGAACCTTCTTAGACATTGTCGCACTCCTCAACACGACGCAGCATTTTGGCTGGAGTCAATTTGACCCCCATGATTTCAAATCGATGCTTACCGCTTACCAACGCGTTGGCGTCGCCGCAAACGAAATGAACCGGGACATGGGGATGCTTGATTTGGTCCCGGAAGTTTTCACCCCGCCGGTCGCCCGAAAACTGGAGTTCATCGACCGACTGCGGCGGGGATAA
- a CDS encoding heparan-alpha-glucosaminide N-acetyltransferase domain-containing protein yields the protein MDQFRGYAVAGMFIVNFLGGLAVTHQVLKHNNTHFSWADSIMPGFLFACGFSFRLSVLRKLPQLGRVAVWTAIVRRSLGLVLLSLVLYGLGNEFDSWQAIDTAAVQKFVAEMIKADLWEVLAIIGVAQLLLLPIIETSPKVRLGIAITLSLLHIFLSDWFNYWFVYGQPNWLDELLGTTGRRAWDGGLFGLISWCVVMLAGTLTYDLMTSAASIRRAATTLVLWGIGLMSLGYAASCLTTLYDVRPENSIPVANEANDKFAQSPVVPPWANATDRSWRSLLAEPPFTVPAGTEQRKLNYWMMDKRVVTQSFIWFSTGFTCLVYAMFVLACDIGSMRFRLFALFGQNALVAYAIHHPVAEMVLQIVPKDSPVWWATTGLVLFYAITWMFVVSFVKMFAGATKRGPKPATVAA from the coding sequence ATGGACCAGTTTCGCGGCTATGCGGTCGCGGGAATGTTTATTGTCAACTTCCTGGGCGGGTTGGCAGTGACCCATCAGGTGCTCAAGCACAACAACACCCACTTCAGCTGGGCCGATTCGATCATGCCGGGCTTCCTGTTTGCCTGTGGGTTTTCGTTCCGGTTATCGGTACTGAGAAAACTTCCTCAACTGGGACGCGTCGCGGTTTGGACGGCGATCGTCCGCCGCTCCCTAGGCTTGGTGCTACTGTCACTGGTGCTTTACGGACTTGGCAATGAATTCGATTCCTGGCAAGCGATCGATACCGCCGCGGTGCAAAAATTTGTTGCCGAAATGATCAAGGCAGACCTGTGGGAGGTTCTGGCGATCATTGGCGTCGCACAGTTACTGCTGTTACCGATCATTGAAACGTCGCCGAAAGTGCGGCTAGGTATCGCGATCACTCTTTCCTTGCTGCACATCTTCCTTTCGGATTGGTTCAACTATTGGTTTGTCTACGGGCAACCAAACTGGCTGGACGAACTGCTGGGGACCACGGGGCGCCGTGCCTGGGATGGCGGACTGTTTGGGCTTATCAGTTGGTGCGTGGTGATGCTTGCGGGAACGCTAACCTACGACCTGATGACAAGCGCTGCGTCGATTCGACGTGCCGCAACAACCCTTGTTCTTTGGGGGATCGGGTTAATGTCTTTGGGATATGCGGCATCCTGCCTCACGACGCTTTACGATGTCCGCCCAGAAAATTCGATTCCCGTAGCGAATGAGGCGAACGACAAATTTGCCCAATCGCCAGTCGTCCCCCCCTGGGCAAACGCCACCGATCGTTCCTGGCGTTCCCTGCTGGCAGAACCACCGTTTACCGTCCCGGCGGGAACCGAGCAACGAAAACTGAACTACTGGATGATGGATAAACGAGTCGTCACACAAAGCTTTATTTGGTTCTCGACAGGGTTTACCTGTCTGGTTTATGCGATGTTTGTGTTGGCCTGCGACATTGGCAGCATGAGATTCCGCTTGTTTGCCCTGTTTGGACAAAACGCGTTAGTCGCGTATGCGATCCATCACCCGGTTGCGGAAATGGTTCTGCAAATCGTGCCGAAGGATTCACCGGTTTGGTGGGCGACGACCGGTTTGGTTCTATTTTATGCAATCACTTGGATGTTTGTCGTCAGCTTTGTAAAGATGTTCGCGGGGGCGACCAAAAGGGGACCGAAACCTGCAACGGTCGCCGCATAG
- a CDS encoding heparan-alpha-glucosaminide N-acetyltransferase domain-containing protein encodes MMAAKDQPSAEAEKDVSRKRILSLDQFRGYTVAGMLLVNFLASFAVSPAVLKHSHDYCSYADTIMPQFLFAVGFAFRLTFGRRIKRDGATAANLRMVRRLLGLMLVSVVIYNVSARASNWEELVALGPGGILPELVKRNWFQTLMHIAVTSLWLLPVIAAGTKVRILWMTGSAILHVLLSYWFNFEWVNTSPNGIDGGPLAFLTWTIPAMMGTFTCDLIIANINKVPRRRLACWGLCLVAAGYLISCGTRFYDVPPNLQSSLSDSKLASDPVLPTEAQFQRWASAKHWSDWFAEPPFVAPPDQEQRKWNYWMMSQRGGTLSYMTFSAGVSVLAYLLFYMACDQRGFHSSFLQTFGTNALAAYVLHEMVGEAVKPFIPKDSPGWYVTLGLLLFFLITWTFVRSLEKQKIFLRL; translated from the coding sequence ATGATGGCAGCGAAGGACCAACCTTCGGCGGAAGCCGAAAAGGACGTCAGTAGGAAACGCATTTTGTCGCTTGACCAGTTCCGTGGCTACACGGTCGCTGGCATGTTGCTGGTCAATTTTTTGGCCAGTTTTGCCGTTTCCCCAGCGGTCCTAAAACATAGTCATGACTACTGCAGTTATGCCGATACGATCATGCCGCAGTTCCTGTTTGCGGTTGGCTTTGCCTTTCGATTGACTTTCGGACGGCGAATCAAGCGTGACGGGGCGACCGCCGCCAATCTAAGAATGGTGCGGCGACTGCTTGGCCTGATGCTGGTATCCGTGGTGATTTATAACGTTTCAGCACGAGCAAGTAATTGGGAAGAACTGGTGGCGCTTGGGCCGGGGGGAATCCTTCCGGAACTGGTAAAACGAAACTGGTTTCAAACACTGATGCACATTGCGGTCACGTCTCTGTGGCTGCTACCGGTGATTGCGGCAGGAACCAAGGTCCGAATCCTCTGGATGACCGGTAGCGCAATACTACACGTGCTGCTTTCCTACTGGTTTAACTTCGAATGGGTAAACACCAGTCCCAATGGAATCGACGGCGGGCCCTTGGCTTTCCTAACCTGGACGATTCCAGCGATGATGGGAACGTTTACCTGCGACCTGATCATTGCCAACATCAACAAGGTGCCACGGAGACGCCTGGCATGCTGGGGACTTTGCTTGGTGGCGGCCGGATATCTGATCTCTTGCGGGACACGTTTCTACGATGTCCCTCCGAACTTGCAGTCGTCCCTCAGCGATTCCAAACTTGCCAGCGACCCTGTCCTGCCAACAGAGGCACAATTCCAGCGTTGGGCATCTGCCAAGCACTGGAGCGACTGGTTTGCAGAGCCCCCCTTTGTGGCTCCACCTGACCAAGAACAACGCAAGTGGAATTACTGGATGATGAGCCAGCGTGGAGGAACGCTCTCCTACATGACCTTCAGTGCAGGAGTGTCGGTGCTGGCTTATCTGCTGTTCTACATGGCCTGCGACCAACGAGGATTCCATTCCTCCTTTCTGCAAACATTTGGCACCAACGCGCTGGCTGCCTATGTCTTGCACGAAATGGTCGGTGAAGCGGTGAAACCTTTTATCCCCAAAGATTCCCCCGGTTGGTATGTCACGTTGGGATTGTTGTTGTTTTTTCTAATCACTTGGACATTTGTTCGCAGCTTAGAGAAACAGAAGATTTTCCTTCGCTTGTAA
- a CDS encoding DUF1559 family PulG-like putative transporter, with protein MALAADSRYLKRGFTLVELLVVIAIIGVLVGLLLPAVQAAREAARRMQCSNNMKQLGLTLHTFHDVFNAFPRGDSPRAAGDGYMYVQSHALISLLPYMEQSNLKDTPNVSTDWYDAAASSDAELTVVPSTVCPSATNGPRNPVDLWGPSGDEIHSPGVGVPQFGAMHYAFCKGINDSWAVDWDRADQQAAGFVLAADGRRGKGARKGYLNGPIPASEKGMFNRASNTRFAEITDGTSNTFAIGEAAGGDAWPLCRGVNCTDPVFNGQRFPANTGWLIGQPGDEDQPDVLGTNAFGCTMERLNKWPVTDSYMALGGDRASQQRDTRSSANGGLNSTSNFRSQHPSGGMFVFADGAVRFVSETVDMVLYRNSSTIGGGETNGL; from the coding sequence ATGGCGCTTGCTGCAGATTCTCGTTATCTGAAACGAGGCTTCACACTGGTTGAATTGTTGGTCGTGATTGCGATCATTGGTGTCTTGGTCGGTCTGCTACTACCTGCGGTTCAGGCGGCTCGCGAAGCCGCTCGCCGAATGCAGTGCAGCAACAATATGAAGCAACTAGGTCTTACGTTGCATACATTCCACGATGTGTTTAACGCCTTTCCCAGAGGCGATTCACCGCGTGCCGCAGGCGATGGTTACATGTATGTCCAATCGCACGCGTTGATCTCACTGCTACCCTACATGGAACAGTCAAATCTCAAGGACACGCCAAACGTCTCCACTGACTGGTACGATGCAGCGGCAAGTTCGGATGCAGAGCTAACAGTGGTTCCATCGACGGTCTGCCCATCGGCAACCAACGGACCACGGAACCCTGTTGATTTATGGGGACCTTCGGGCGATGAAATCCATAGCCCCGGCGTTGGTGTGCCTCAATTTGGGGCCATGCACTATGCGTTCTGCAAAGGCATTAATGACTCGTGGGCTGTCGACTGGGATCGCGCCGACCAACAGGCTGCAGGATTCGTTTTGGCCGCCGACGGACGTCGCGGGAAAGGGGCTCGCAAAGGCTACCTGAACGGACCGATCCCGGCTTCGGAAAAAGGAATGTTCAACCGAGCATCCAATACTCGGTTCGCCGAAATTACCGACGGGACAAGCAACACTTTCGCGATTGGGGAAGCAGCAGGCGGCGATGCCTGGCCACTTTGCCGAGGCGTTAACTGCACCGACCCTGTTTTCAATGGGCAACGCTTTCCAGCAAATACCGGCTGGTTGATTGGACAACCGGGCGACGAAGACCAACCCGATGTACTGGGAACCAACGCCTTCGGTTGCACAATGGAACGTTTAAACAAGTGGCCAGTCACCGACAGCTACATGGCGCTTGGCGGCGACCGCGCATCCCAACAGCGGGATACGCGCAGCAGCGCCAACGGCGGCCTAAACAGTACTTCCAATTTCCGCAGCCAACACCCTAGCGGTGGGATGTTCGTGTTCGCCGACGGGGCCGTACGGTTTGTCAGCGAAACCGTCGACATGGTGCTCTATCGGAATAGCTCAACCATCGGTGGCGGCGAAACCAACGGCCTGTAA
- a CDS encoding Minf_1886 family protein: protein MSAIHAIAELLDRDQRYKVEAYQFIREALAYAHDVLRMHESGLPDSDEARHISGQQLCEACRIYALDQYGYMARLVLNRWGLHSTGDFGELVYNLIDIEQMKKSDSDRREDFNDAYDFATAFEPQFTMTSSASDA, encoded by the coding sequence ATGAGCGCGATTCATGCAATTGCCGAGTTGTTAGACCGGGACCAAAGGTACAAGGTTGAAGCGTACCAGTTCATTCGCGAGGCCCTTGCCTACGCTCATGACGTGCTGAGAATGCACGAATCCGGTCTTCCCGATTCAGACGAAGCCCGACACATCTCCGGACAACAGCTCTGCGAAGCCTGCCGGATTTATGCCCTGGACCAATACGGGTATATGGCTCGCCTAGTCCTCAATCGCTGGGGCCTGCACAGCACCGGCGATTTCGGTGAACTGGTCTACAACCTGATCGACATCGAACAGATGAAAAAAAGTGATTCGGACCGCCGCGAAGATTTTAACGATGCGTACGACTTTGCCACCGCATTTGAACCTCAGTTCACGATGACCTCCAGCGCATCAGACGCTTAA
- a CDS encoding PSP1 domain-containing protein, giving the protein MTSKEPAASELAEKRPAGGRYIVRCGAMRTLCILKSQQNLRYGARVIGRTPRGVEMGEVLCEATPQATSLLESPPEGQVMRQVSAVDENELAHLKTKAEQEFQTCKRVIAECQLEMQLVDVEHIFGGELIVVYYLAERRVDFRQLVKRLASDFQTRVEMRQIGVRDEARLLADYGDCGKPVCCNTHLSKMPPVSMKMAKLQKATLDPSKISGRCGRLKCCLRYEYDTYEELKRELPPIGSEIVTAEGRAKVLGHEILSQQILAQTEDHRRVLVVLADVLSVSKKPAKVAKQKKPQDKDK; this is encoded by the coding sequence ATGACTTCGAAGGAACCGGCAGCGTCTGAGTTGGCTGAAAAACGACCGGCAGGCGGGCGTTATATCGTCCGTTGCGGTGCGATGCGGACCCTCTGCATCCTAAAATCCCAGCAGAACCTGCGGTACGGAGCCCGAGTCATCGGCCGTACACCGCGTGGGGTGGAAATGGGAGAAGTCCTCTGCGAAGCGACGCCCCAGGCAACTTCGCTGCTGGAATCCCCCCCCGAGGGGCAGGTCATGCGGCAGGTTTCCGCAGTCGACGAAAACGAACTGGCCCATTTAAAAACCAAAGCCGAACAAGAGTTCCAGACCTGCAAGAGAGTGATCGCTGAGTGCCAGCTGGAGATGCAGTTGGTCGATGTCGAACACATCTTTGGTGGAGAATTGATCGTCGTCTATTACCTGGCCGAACGTCGGGTCGATTTTCGCCAACTGGTAAAACGCCTCGCTTCAGACTTCCAGACTCGCGTCGAAATGCGACAGATTGGCGTCCGTGATGAAGCTCGATTGCTAGCGGATTACGGAGACTGCGGGAAACCGGTTTGCTGCAACACTCATCTGTCCAAAATGCCGCCCGTTTCAATGAAAATGGCGAAATTGCAAAAGGCGACGCTCGATCCGTCGAAAATTTCGGGAAGATGTGGCCGACTGAAGTGTTGCTTGAGGTACGAGTATGATACATACGAAGAATTGAAGCGAGAATTGCCGCCGATCGGAAGTGAAATCGTCACGGCCGAAGGGCGGGCTAAAGTTCTGGGGCACGAGATTCTTTCTCAACAGATTTTGGCGCAGACAGAAGACCATCGACGTGTCCTAGTAGTGCTGGCAGATGTCCTAAGCGTCTCGAAAAAACCAGCAAAAGTTGCAAAACAAAAGAAACCGCAGGATAAAGACAAATGA
- a CDS encoding WD40 repeat domain-containing protein, whose amino-acid sequence MIQSSLSKCLTVFLLCGWLATASTSALIAEDSTEAPADPAPEQAETSQWVTSVTSIGKTGDIAVATAQGLLLREGAVALGKSDASDRAVAYNQPASVWAVAASPDGSQLASTDYRGNLVIRNLKDSKDQVHEGAFERWTRALAFSPDGKQLIAGNEAGKVMIWDLEQKKISHSVELGPQAVMDLKLAPQGDHLAVADGSGKLHLLKFPSLESTAVQTVCEAALWCVDRSGDQWIVGTADNRVFRCPDGEGDSVEIAKMKDWVSDIAVSSSGLVAAAELNGQIHIMTADGTIVASPEAAPSGIWSLHWQNGSELLVGTRKNGLLSIRQSWDWTTPKAK is encoded by the coding sequence ATGATTCAGTCTTCCCTTTCCAAATGCCTTACTGTTTTTCTTCTTTGTGGATGGCTAGCGACAGCCAGCACGTCCGCCTTGATCGCAGAAGACTCCACAGAAGCTCCCGCCGATCCGGCTCCGGAACAAGCCGAAACCAGCCAGTGGGTCACCTCGGTCACCAGCATTGGCAAAACAGGCGATATCGCGGTGGCTACGGCCCAAGGACTGTTGCTGCGAGAGGGTGCCGTCGCCCTTGGCAAATCCGATGCGTCCGATCGAGCGGTTGCCTACAATCAGCCCGCCAGCGTATGGGCTGTCGCAGCAAGCCCTGACGGAAGCCAACTGGCCAGCACCGATTACCGTGGCAATCTGGTCATCCGCAATTTGAAAGACAGCAAGGATCAAGTCCACGAAGGAGCTTTTGAACGTTGGACACGAGCCTTGGCATTTTCGCCAGATGGCAAGCAACTGATCGCTGGCAACGAAGCTGGCAAAGTCATGATCTGGGATCTGGAACAAAAGAAAATAAGCCATTCCGTGGAATTAGGCCCGCAAGCGGTAATGGACCTGAAACTAGCTCCGCAGGGAGACCACCTTGCCGTTGCCGACGGCAGTGGAAAATTACACCTGCTAAAATTTCCTTCCCTGGAAAGCACCGCGGTCCAGACGGTCTGTGAAGCAGCCCTTTGGTGTGTCGATCGCAGTGGCGATCAATGGATTGTAGGGACCGCCGACAATCGAGTTTTCCGCTGCCCCGACGGGGAAGGGGATTCGGTCGAAATCGCCAAGATGAAAGACTGGGTTTCCGATATCGCGGTCTCCTCCTCAGGCTTGGTCGCCGCAGCGGAACTGAACGGACAGATTCACATCATGACCGCCGACGGAACGATCGTCGCTTCCCCCGAAGCCGCCCCAAGTGGCATCTGGTCCCTCCATTGGCAAAACGGGTCCGAACTATTGGTCGGAACGCGAAAAAATGGACTGCTCTCCATTCGACAATCCTGGGACTGGACAACTCCCAAGGCCAAATAA
- the cheB gene encoding chemotaxis-specific protein-glutamate methyltransferase CheB: MPRILIADDSPTAREMLAAILQSDADIEVVGFATNGRQAISETMRLKPDLITMDINMPDLDGFQATKEIMIECPTPIVIISASLKAREIKCSMQALQAGALTVLSKPTGVFHADFQHQAAEIIQHVKALADVVVIRHHRTRETPSAAVPAIEAEVQRVAEQRTGAEIPCIGIVASTGGPPALATLLRGLTPDFPASIVVVQHIVGAFADGFVHWLNSVSPLTVKTAIDREPLEPGVVFIAPHGRHVGVDPHSRIELSDGDAIGGFRPAGDHLFNTLAMSRPESSLAIIMTGMGQDGVDGIVAMHAAGGHTVAQDEESCIIYGMPRAAVERNAIDVSLAVDEIPVYLTRWAVRTGSAIQQGLK; the protein is encoded by the coding sequence ATGCCTCGAATACTAATTGCTGATGATTCTCCGACCGCACGAGAGATGTTGGCTGCGATTTTGCAGTCGGACGCGGACATTGAGGTCGTTGGCTTCGCAACAAACGGTAGGCAGGCGATTTCCGAAACAATGCGGCTAAAACCGGACTTGATCACCATGGATATCAACATGCCTGATCTGGATGGTTTTCAAGCCACCAAGGAAATCATGATCGAATGTCCAACCCCGATCGTGATCATTTCGGCAAGCCTAAAAGCGAGGGAAATCAAATGCAGCATGCAAGCGTTGCAGGCAGGTGCCCTGACGGTCCTGAGCAAACCAACGGGCGTCTTTCACGCAGATTTTCAACACCAGGCGGCTGAAATCATTCAGCACGTGAAAGCCCTTGCCGATGTCGTTGTGATCCGGCACCACCGTACGCGTGAGACCCCGTCGGCGGCAGTACCGGCCATTGAAGCCGAAGTGCAACGGGTTGCGGAACAGCGAACCGGGGCGGAAATCCCCTGCATTGGGATCGTCGCGTCGACCGGAGGACCACCGGCATTAGCGACTTTACTGCGAGGGCTGACGCCGGATTTCCCTGCAAGTATCGTGGTCGTCCAACACATCGTGGGGGCATTTGCCGACGGTTTTGTGCATTGGCTGAATAGCGTTTCGCCGCTGACGGTCAAAACGGCGATCGACCGCGAACCTCTTGAACCGGGTGTCGTTTTTATTGCCCCCCATGGTCGACACGTTGGAGTCGATCCCCATTCACGTATCGAATTGTCCGACGGCGATGCAATCGGTGGCTTCCGACCAGCCGGAGACCACCTTTTTAACACCTTGGCGATGTCCCGCCCTGAATCTTCCCTGGCAATCATCATGACAGGAATGGGACAAGATGGAGTCGATGGGATTGTTGCCATGCACGCCGCTGGTGGGCATACGGTCGCTCAAGACGAAGAGAGCTGCATCATTTACGGGATGCCTCGAGCGGCTGTTGAACGAAATGCCATCGATGTAAGCCTAGCGGTGGACGAAATTCCAGTCTATTTAACCCGTTGGGCGGTTCGAACTGGATCGGCGATTCAACAGGGCTTAAAATAG